The genome window GCTCCCCCGGCCGGCTCCGGCGGGCAGCGTTATTATTCTCGGCTGTCACCTCAGCAGCTGCCCATTAAAATTCCATTCGTTTCGACGGCTTGAGCTGCAGTTGACCCTTCTAATTATTGTGAAATTAAAATTGCGCCTGTAATTTAAGGATAATTGCAGGAGATGCCAGCTGGCACCCCGGGGAGCCGCACTCTTCCGGAGCAGAACTTGGAAAGTCTCTCGAAAGTTCTCTGAACAGGAAAAGACGAAGGCGTTTCGGTAACGAGGGAGGCGGGGGTCAGGCaccagctgggatctgaactcccCGTCCGCGGGCCCTGGGGGACTCGTGGTGCGCGTGCGCCGCGTCCCGCCCTCAAACCGGCCCCGAGCGCAGGGGAGAACCGGCCGCGCCCGCTGCCGGCCCGCGGGAGCGAGGCCTCGGGAGCAGCCGGGGGCCCCAGCGCGGCGGGCAGAGCCAGCACCGAGCCCCAGCTCCCCCGGCTGTCCCGGGGCTCCCGCGCCCAGCGtcctcctggcctccctcctCCGACCCGGGGACTGTGTGCGCGCATGGCGCGCGGGGGCGTcagggcctggcctctgcccGGCACCCCGCAGCCGGCGGCAGAGCCGGGACCCAGGCACACGGAAGACGCGCGCCCGCCCGGCCGCCAGCCTGCCCCTGCCTCGCGACACGGGCCACCGGGCCGCTTCCCCTGCCACCCACGCCTGCGTCACCGCCACCTCACGCCCCCGCCTCGCGTCCCACGTCACCTCACGCCCCTCGTCCCTGCCACCCCCACGTGACATTACGACCCACGTCACCTCACGCCCGacgcccccgcctcccccccgTCACCTCACGTCCCCGCCCCGCCTCGCGCCC of Equus quagga isolate Etosha38 chromosome 3, UCLA_HA_Equagga_1.0, whole genome shotgun sequence contains these proteins:
- the LOC124236857 gene encoding uncharacterized protein LOC124236857, with translation MSRGGGRDEGREVTWDARRGREVAVTQAWVAGEAARWPVSRGRGRLAAGRARVFRVPGSRLCRRLRGAGQRPGPDAPARHARTQSPGRRREARRTLGAGAPGQPGELGLGAGSARRAGAPGCSRGLAPAGRQRARPVLPCARGRFEGGTRRTRTTSPPGPADGEFRSQLVPDPRLPRYRNAFVFSCSENFRETFQVLLRKSAAPRGASWHLLQLSLNYRRNFNFTIIRRVNCSSSRRNEWNFNGQLLRARAYCVLRNLPKVMKTVSHILLQRLWFRWVFDPSQSHRCADRS